DNA from Salinispora arenicola:
GTGACCCGGCCGTCCGGTCTGGCCGTCGTCACGCGGGGGCCTGAGAGCCCGAGCGATCGTTAACTTTGTCGGGTTTAGGAGTAAACTACGATAAAGTCTGTATATGCGTTGAGTGCGGGGCCTGGCGTCGGAGGGCGGACGACCGGGCTGGCATGCCCGGCCGACCGTGCGAATATGGGCGGCGTGACCGCCGTCAGCCTTCCTCCCATTGTGCTCGTCCTCGGCGACGAGGAACTACTCGCCACACGCGCGGTCACCGAGGCGGTTGCCCGCGCACGGAGCGCGGATCCGGATGTGGACGTCCGTGAGTATCAGGCCGGCTCGCTTACCGTCGGCGAGATCGCGGAGATGCTGAGTCCATCCCTCTTCGGCGGGCGACGGTTGCTGATCCTGCGATCCGGCCAGGACGCGCGCAAGGACTTGACGGCCGCGCTACTCGGATACGTGAAGAACCCTGACCCCGACGTGCAACTGGTCGTACTCCACCTCGGTGCGGCCAAGGGCAAGGCGTTCGCCGACGGGCTGAAAGCGGCCGGCGCGACCGTCATACCGGCTGCCCGGCTCAGGGGGCACCGGGAGCGGGTAGCGTTCGTCCGCGAGGAGATTCGGCGTGCGGGTGGCCGGTGCGCCGACGCTGCCGCCGAGGCACTCATCGCCGCGGTCGGCAACGACCTGCGCGAGCTCGCTGCCGCCTGCTCGCAGCTGATGGCCGACACCGACGGAAGGATCAGCCCGGAAACGGTCTCCCGCTACTACCGGGGCCGGGTCGAGGTGTCCGGTTTTACCGTCGCCGATGCGACGATGGTGGGCGATGTGCCGGCTGCGCTGGAGGCGCTGCGCTGGGCGCTGCATGTCGGTGTTGATCCGGTGCCGATAGCGGACGCGCTTGCTGACGGCGTACGCACCGTGGCCAGGGTCGCCTCCGCCGGACGGGGCAGCCCCTACCAGTTGGCCAGTACGCTCGGCATGCCGGCCTGGAAGATCGAACGGGCGCAGCGGCAGAGCCGCGGCTGGACACCGGAAGGCCTGGTGCGGGCCATGCGGGTCGCCGCCGAGTGTAACGCCGCGGTGAAGGGCGGCTCGGACGACCGGGCGTACGCCTTGGAACGGGCCGTCTTCTCCGTGGCCGCGGCTCGGCAGGGCGGCGCCCGGTGACCGGACCCAGGTCATGGGCCACTCTCGCCGCGGACGAGGACCGGTACCGGCCGTTCTACGCCCGCTTCCTTGGGCTGCGGTTTGTCAACCCCGGTGGGGTGCTCTGTTTCGTCTTCTTCGAGGGAGCTGTTGCGCTGGCAGCACTGCTGGCTCTCGCCGAACTGGTCAGCTGGTGGGCGGTGCTGGTTCTGCCGGTGATGGTCGCGGTGATGGTGAAGATCAACGATGTGGTCGCGGCGCGGGTCGTCCGCTCCGCGGCGCTCGTGCCCCAACAGGAGCGGGACCGCTTCCGCCATCAGATGGAACCGGTGGTCGGCACCGCGCGCGTCGGCTGGATTCGGCACAGCGTGCCCGGCGTCGTCGTCTCGTCCGCCCCGGACAGCCCCGGGACGGCGCCCTCGACCGTGGTGCGTCGCCCGACCGAATCCGGCTGAACGTGGTCGGGTGTGTGGGCCGGCAGAAACCGTGTGGCAGGCAGAAACACAGCCCCGGACCGAATCGGCCCGGGGCTGTGTATGGCCTGGTGAGGCTAGATCAGGCGGAGAACGACGCCACGCGCTTGGCGATGGCCGACTTGCGGTTCGCAGCCTGGTTGGCGTGGATGACGCCCTTGCTGGCGGCCTTGTCCAGCTTGCGGGCGGCTTCCCGCATGAGAACCGTGGCCTTCTCCACGTCGCCGGTTTCGGCAGCCTCGTGGAACTTGCGGATGGCGGTCTTCAGCGACGACTTGACCGACTTGTTACGCAGCCGGCGCTTCTCGTTCTGCCGGTTGCGCTTGATCTGGGACTTGATGTTCGCCACGCGACAGCCTCGTCTGATAGCTCGGGTTGGTCTGCATCCGCGCGACGAGCATGGGTCATCGCCGCGCGAAGTGCCAGGTTACCAGGTCGCCCGGACAGCACCAAAGCCACCCAGGGTCGAGCCCTGTCCCTCGCGCCCACCCGAGGTTGAGCCCTACCGCCTACCCAAGTCGAGCCCTGTCCTCGACCGCCGGGACCGACGCCACCGACAGTGAGGCACCAGGCATCGAGTCGGTTTCCGGCGTCGGTCCCAGGGGTTCAGGACCAGCCCTGACGGCAGGCGAGCCAGGCGAATGCGTACTCGCCGCTGCGGCGCTGGTGGGCCGTGAACTGTTCGGTCGCGGTGTCCGGGACCAGGGTCGGGGTGGTGAGGAAGTAGCCGGCCAGCGCCGCCAGCGTGACGTCCAGGGCGTCTGGGGGAGCGTTGGCGGCGGCTGGATGCGCCGCGAAGGCCGCGTCCAGCCAGTCCGTGGTCACGGCGGGCGCTGGTGCGACGGCGGCCTCCGGGCCGGACACCCTCGTCGGGCCGGCAGGCAACCTCGTGCCGCCGGTCGTGGCCAGTGGTCCGACCGTGACCTCCGGATCGCCGGCGGCGTGCCCGCCGAGGAGCAGCGTCACCAGGTCGAACCAGGCCGGACCGCGACAGAGCCAGGTCCAGTCGCAGAACCACACCTGCCCGTCCGGGCCGAACAGCACGTTGTCCGGCCGTAGGTCGCCGTGGATCAGACTGGACGCCGAAGCGACGTACCCCGGGAGTCGGGACTCGAGCCCGACCAACTCGGGTAGCCGCTGCTCAAGTCCGGCGGGGAACGGCGGAGCGGGCTCCCGGCCCGCCGCCACATCGCCCCAACGGAGGATGTCGGCCTGGGCCAGGTCGGCCAGGTGGGGCGGGTTGAGCGCGGCGAGGTCGTTCGGCGGGGTGTCCAGGGCGGCGGCGACGCCCGCGTACGCGGTCAGGGTGCTGGCCAGCTCCGACGGCTCCCACGGGCGCCGGGGCGGGTAGCCGTCGACCACGTCGAGGGCGATCGCGAACCAGCTGGAGTCGGCCAGCGTCCAGCGGGTGCGGGGCGCCGGCAAGCCGGACGGGAGCCGGTCGAGGATCGCCGCCTCCCATCCGTACCAGCTGGCTAGGCGGGAGTCGTGGGGCGCGGCCTTGACGAAGGCCCGACTGCCGTCGGCGGCGGTCAGTACCCCGGCGAAGCCACGCGTGAAACCGGCGGTTGCGGTGCGGGTGGCGACCACGGGGGCGCCGAGGCGGTCGGCGAGAGCCGCCCGCATTCCCACTGGCAGATCGGACCAGCCGGGTCGGCGGGTGGTCACCGGGCGCGGGGGTGAACTCGGCATCCCCCCAGTGTCGTACGGGACCGCGAGGTCACCGGTCAGGAAGGGCGACGTGTCGCCGAAAGAGGCGGCGACGCGTCGTCGGACGGACAGGCGCGTCGTCGGACGGACAGTGGTGAGCGGGTTGTGGTGTGGGGCCCGCGGCGTACGTCGGGCGGCGGTCGGTGGTGGGTTCTGGAAGACTGCCGGCACATGAGAACCGACGAGTTCTGGCAGCTGATCGACCAGGCCCGCGCGGGTGGTGGGGGAGCACCGGACGCCGTCGCCGCACGGGCTGTCGCGCTGCTCGCGCGGCGGGAGCCGGAGGAGATCCTCGGGTACGCGCGCCACCAGGCCCGGGTGCTGGCCGCCTCGCACCGGGTGGACCTGTGGGGTGCGGCATATCTGATCAACGGCGGCGTCTCCGATGACGGCTTCCACCACTTCCGGGGCTGGCTGATGGCCCAGGGACGGGAAGTGTTCGCCCGTGCCGTCGCCGAGCCGGACTCGCTGGCCGAGCTGCCGCAGGTGCGGGCCGCGTCGTTGTCCGGCGAGGAGTTCGCCTGTGGCCGGATGCTGGCCGTGC
Protein-coding regions in this window:
- the rpsT gene encoding 30S ribosomal protein S20; its protein translation is MANIKSQIKRNRQNEKRRLRNKSVKSSLKTAIRKFHEAAETGDVEKATVLMREAARKLDKAASKGVIHANQAANRKSAIAKRVASFSA
- a CDS encoding phosphotransferase family protein, which encodes MPAVFQNPPPTAARRTPRAPHHNPLTTVRPTTRLSVRRRVAASFGDTSPFLTGDLAVPYDTGGMPSSPPRPVTTRRPGWSDLPVGMRAALADRLGAPVVATRTATAGFTRGFAGVLTAADGSRAFVKAAPHDSRLASWYGWEAAILDRLPSGLPAPRTRWTLADSSWFAIALDVVDGYPPRRPWEPSELASTLTAYAGVAAALDTPPNDLAALNPPHLADLAQADILRWGDVAAGREPAPPFPAGLEQRLPELVGLESRLPGYVASASSLIHGDLRPDNVLFGPDGQVWFCDWTWLCRGPAWFDLVTLLLGGHAAGDPEVTVGPLATTGGTRLPAGPTRVSGPEAAVAPAPAVTTDWLDAAFAAHPAAANAPPDALDVTLAALAGYFLTTPTLVPDTATEQFTAHQRRSGEYAFAWLACRQGWS
- a CDS encoding DUF4240 domain-containing protein, translated to MRTDEFWQLIDQARAGGGGAPDAVAARAVALLARREPEEILGYARHQARVLAASHRVDLWGAAYLINGGVSDDGFHHFRGWLMAQGREVFARAVAEPDSLAELPQVRAASLSGEEFACGRMLAVPWDAYRKATAVDLPADRDPVPVPDLNDFWDFDDADEARRRLPKLAVLFVEPPGE
- the holA gene encoding DNA polymerase III subunit delta: MGGVTAVSLPPIVLVLGDEELLATRAVTEAVARARSADPDVDVREYQAGSLTVGEIAEMLSPSLFGGRRLLILRSGQDARKDLTAALLGYVKNPDPDVQLVVLHLGAAKGKAFADGLKAAGATVIPAARLRGHRERVAFVREEIRRAGGRCADAAAEALIAAVGNDLRELAAACSQLMADTDGRISPETVSRYYRGRVEVSGFTVADATMVGDVPAALEALRWALHVGVDPVPIADALADGVRTVARVASAGRGSPYQLASTLGMPAWKIERAQRQSRGWTPEGLVRAMRVAAECNAAVKGGSDDRAYALERAVFSVAAARQGGAR